The following proteins are co-located in the Solanum pennellii chromosome 1, SPENNV200 genome:
- the LOC107011153 gene encoding uncharacterized protein LOC107011153 codes for MESGGNFSLVSLVKCFNGCKDQAQVSSFGTRIWNFSDKSIELQIRVGSILKKVHTLKPGSSKRLNSKKIYKAYMPGNNYYKGGVKSLLYYYDESCHPYIWINDTGCDFSRMVKQQYISLEDLRDCSELRIFRDHQRGCISVRKKPRTELC; via the coding sequence ATGGAGAGTGGTGGTAATTTTAGCCTTGTGTCTTTAGTGAAATGCTTCAATGGGTGCAAAGATCAAGCTCAAGTCTCTAGTTTTGGGACAAGGATTTGGAATTTTAGTGATAAATCAATTGAATTGCAAATAAGGGTTGGTTCAATCTTGAAGAAAGTTCATACATTGAAGCCAGGATCATCAAAGAGGTTAAATTCCAAGAAAATTTACAAGGCTTATATGCCtggtaataattattataaaggTGGAGTTAAGagtttactttattattatgatgaatCTTGTCACCCTTATATTTGGATTAATGATACTGGTTGTGATTTTTCAAGAATGGTGAAACAACAATACATAAGTCTTGAAGATTTGAGGGATTGTTCTGAGCTTAGAATATTTAGAGATCATCAAAGAGGTTGCATTTCTGTTAGGAAGAAGCCAAGAACAGAACTTTGTTGA
- the LOC107024931 gene encoding uncharacterized protein LOC107024931 codes for MAFHWSSLFKFTFLLLLLAAIATACFTLPVEKILKDFLQWIEQDLGPWGPLVLAVAYIPLTVLAVPASILTLGGGYLFGLPVGFVADSIGATIGAAAAFLLGRTIGRSFVISKLKDYPQFRAVAIAIRRSGFKIVLLLRLVPLLPFNMLNYLLSVTPVSIWEYMLASWLGMMPITFALVYVGTTLKDLSDVTHGWGEFSKTRWAMIILGFLVSVFLIICVTRVAKAALEKALAENEDIDDILSIPELPTVADSAARLDQPLIIKIDSAQDNHEK; via the exons ATGGCTTTTCATTGGTCTTCTCTTTTCAAATTCACTTTTCTTCTCCTCCTTCTCGCTGCAATTGCCACCGCTTGTTTCACTCTCCCGGTTGAAAAG ATACTGAAAGATTTCTTGCAATGGATTGAGCAAGATCTTGGTCCTTGGGGTCCCCTTGTACT GGCTGTTGCATACATTCCTCTTACAGTATTGGCAGTTCCTGCATCAATTCTTACG CTAGGTGGTGGTTATCTATTTGGCCTGCCTGTGGGGTTTGTTGCTGATTCTATTGGTGCTACCATTGGTGCTGCGGCAGCATTTCTTCTTGGTAGAACA ATTGGGAGGTCATTTGTCATTTCCAAGTTGAAAGACTATCCACAGTTCCGTGCAGTTGCAATTGCAATTCGGAGATCTGGCTTTAAG ATCGTTTTGCTGCTCCGACTCGTTCCTCTGCTTCCGTTTAATATGCTGAACTACCTGTTATCAGTGACACCAGTTTCGATTTGGGAATACATGCTCGCTTCATGGTTGGGAATGATG CCAATAACTTTTGCCCTTGTGTATGTCGGCACAACTTTGAAAGATCTCTCTGATGTTACTCATGGATGGGgtgaattttcaaaaactcgCTGG GCTATGATAATATTGGGGTTTTTGGTGTCTG TGTTTTTGATTATTTGTGTGACAAGAGTAGCAAAGGCTGCTTTAGAAAAAGCACTGGCTGAAAATGAAGATATTGACGACATATTGTCCATACCAGAGCTACCAACTGTGGCTGATTCAGCTGCACGTCTCGACCAGCCCCTTATAATAAAGATAGATTCTGCTCAAGACAATCATGAAAAATAG
- the LOC107030948 gene encoding uncharacterized protein LOC107030948, with translation MFEKSANFGWVIRSNSPKIRWWFKILTMIFFFGILIVWEIDSVNVGSSGKFSPDFKFTNVIKYYNFWLNTYLNQVHAPDFSLEMVTNLSNKEQTSSTRVCRWISAELEANYSSSLLTKLLAPGGELCRGSRTVDVIIPALDGRENVELSTGDIHEFVFHALYDSGKPRCSGGDYLETDIAGETWKSRPPIKDFGNGTYLFSLQVHPDFSGDYNLTIILLFRHYEGLRFWPERFAFDKVLRVIPIKFSKSVVELPEISQCKKLDLVRDVWSGRWTRHVKNDSCLISNDGRYRCQKPNFPCQKPWCDGPLGSLESNGWVYSTHCSFKMFSSEEAWNCLNDRWIFWWGDSNHCDTVRNIVNFILDVNDVKEVQRRSDLNISNPKNPSQIVRFTSIYNGHPNATQNNQGLNSLTDANYRELLTGYFSGHVVPDTMIMNSGLHDGLHWSNIKQFIEAVDYAASFWAEVLDGVRQRGLRPPGVIYRTTIATGGFARTLGFNPSKMEAYNGVVLDKFKAYGLVDHVIDDFDMTYPWHYDNRCNDGMHYGRFPVKRKWMDGQIGHQYFVDVMLGHVLLNALCAR, from the coding sequence ATGTTTGAGAAATCTGCAAATTTTGGTTGGGTTATAAGATCAAATAGCCCCAAGATTCGATGGTGGTTTAAGATATTGacgatgatttttttttttggaatctTGATTGTGTGGGAGATTGATAGTGTCAATGTGGGTAGTTCAGGTAAGTTTAGTCCAGATTTCAAATTTACCAATGTTATCAAGTATTACAATTTTTGGTTAAATACTTACCTGAATCAAGTTCATGCCCCTGATTTCAGTCTTGAGATGGTGACAAATTTGTCGAATAAGGAACAAACTTCAAGTACAAGAGTTTGTAGGTGGATTTCAGCTGAATTAGAAGCAAACTATTCGTCGAGTCTTCTTACCAAGTTGTTGGCACCTGGTGGTGAGCTGTGTAGAGGATCAAGAACTGTGGATGTAATAATCCCTGCTTTGGATGGTCGCGAGAACGTTGAGTTATCAACTGGGGATATTCATGAATTTGTATTCCATGCATTGTATGATTCTGGGAAACCTCGTTGTTCGGGTGGTGATTATCTTGAAACTGATATTGCTGGTGAAACATGGAAGTCTAGACCTCCTATTAAAGATTTTGGCAATGGTACTTATCTGTTTTCCCTACAAGTCCACCCTGATTTTTCAGGGGATTACAATCTTACAATCATCCTACTATTTCGACATTATGAAGGGTTGAGGTTTTGGCCTGAAAGATTTGCATTTGACAAGGTTTTACGCGTGATCCCAATCAAATTCTCCAAGTCTGTTGTTGAATTACCTGAAATATCTCAATGTAAGAAGTTAGATCTTGTTAGAGATGTGTGGTCTGGTCGATGGACTCGTCATGTCAAGAATGATAGCTGCCTAATTAGCAATGATGGACGTTATAGATGTCAAAAACCAAATTTTCCTTGCCAAAAACCATGGTGTGATGGTCCATTGGGGTCCTTAGAGAGCAATGGTTGGGTGTATTCGACACATTGTTCATTCAAAATGTTCTCAAGTGAAGAAGCATGGAATTGTTTGAATGATCGTTGGATTTTCTGGTGGGGTGATTCGAATCATTGTGATACGGTGAGAAACATTGTTAATTTCATTTTAGATGTGAATGATGTAAAGGAGGTTCAAAGAAGAAGTGATTTGAACATCAGCAACCCGAAGAATCCATCACAAATAGTTCGATTTACTAGTATTTATAACGGGCATCCTAATGCAACACAGAATAATCAAGGGTTGAATTCGTTAACAGATGCAAACTACAGAGAACTTTTGACAGGGTACTTCTCGGGGCATGTTGTTCCAGACACTATGATCATGAATTCGGGCTTACATGATGGACTGCATTGGTCTAATATTAAGCAATTCATTGAAGCTGTTGACTATGCTGCATCGTTCTGGGCTGAGGTACTTGATGGGGTACGACAGAGAGGGTTGAGACCCCCCGGAGTCATATACAGGACCACAATAGCCACAGGTGGATTTGCTAGAACATTAGGattcaatccaagtaaaatggAGGCCTACAATGGGGTAGTGTTGGATAAGTTTAAGGCGTATGGTTTGGTTGATCATGTTATTGATGATTTCGACATGACTTATCCGTGGCACTATGACAACAGATGCAATGACGGGATGCATTATGGTCGTTTTCCTGTCAAGCGGAAGTGGATGGATGGTCAGATTGGGCACCAATACTTTGTGGACGTTATGCTTGGTCACGTGCTGCTCAACGCGTTATGTGCAAGATAG
- the LOC107007636 gene encoding uncharacterized protein LOC107007636, whose product MFSSQMPEKAGNFGWGMRSNNPKVQWWFKLLTMGVFLGILIVWGIDGVSVGSFQRDFVLLKVNSSRKFSPGFKDFSFTNISLRPHSVNTQQNLNRDFARKNLAPKVEPQPVNLTENQGNAPDFSLEMVSNKELEWVEDSRPGVFRWISAELEANYSSNLLTKWLAPGGEPCRDSRTVDVKIPALDGRENIELSTGDIHEFFFHALDDSGKPHCLGGDYYETDISGETWKSRPPIKDFGNGTYQFSLQVHPDFAGNYNLTIILLFRHHEGLKFSPVRFAFDKVLRVIPIKFSKSSVDLPEISQCKKSDLVRDVWSGRWTRHAKNDSCPISRDGRYRCQEPNFPCQKPWCDGPLGSLESNGWVYSTHCSFKMFSSEEAWNCLKDRWIFWWGDSNHCDTVRNILNFILDVNDIKDVPRRSDLNVTNPRNPSQTVRFTNIFNGHHNQTGNYQGLNSLRDAGYRELLKGYFSGHVVPDTIIMNSGLHDGVYWPNVRHFIEGADYAASFWAEVFNGVRQRGLTPPEVIYRTTITTGGYARQLAFNPSKMEAFNGVVLDKFRAYGLLDRVIDDFDMTYPWHYDNRCNDGVHYGRAPAKLKWRDGQIGHQYFVDIMLGHVLINTLCAR is encoded by the coding sequence ATGTTTTCTTCTCAGATGCCTGAGAAAGCGGGAAATTTTGGGTGGGGTATGAGGTCTAATAACCCCAAAGTTCAGTGGTGGTTTAAGCTATTGACAATGGGTGTTTTTCTTGGTATCTTGATTGTGTGGGGGATTGATGGTGTTAGTGTGGGTAGTTTTCAGAGAGATTTTGTTTTGTTGAAGGTGAATAGTTCAAGAAAGTTTAGTCCTGGCTTTAAAGATTTTAGCTTtactaatatttctttaagacCTCATTCTGtaaatactcaacagaatttgAATCGAGATTTTGCCCGAAAAAATCTTGCTCCTAAAGTTGAACCTCAACCAGTTAATTTGACTGAAAATCAAGGTAATGCTCCTGATTTCAGTCTTGAAATGGTGTCTAATAAGGAACTAGAATGGGTAGAGGATTCAAGACCAGGAGTTTTTAGGTGGATTTCAGCTGAATTAGAGGCAAACTATTCGTCGAATCTTCTTACTAAGTGGTTGGCTCCTGGTGGCGAGCCTTGTAGGGATTCAAGAACTGTGGATGTAAAAATCCCTGCTTTGGATGGTCGTGAGAATATTGAGTTGTCAACTGGGGATAttcatgagtttttttttcatgCATTGGATGATTCTGGGAAACCTCATTGTTTGGGTGGTGATTATTATGAAACTGATATTTCTGGTGAAACGTGGAAGTCTAGGCCTCCAATTAAAGATTTTGGTAATGGGACTTATCAGTTTTCCCTGCAAGTCCACCCTGATTTTGCTGGAAATTACAATCTTACAATCATCCTACTATTTCGACATCATGAAGGCTTGAAGTTTTCGCCTGTAAGATTTGCATTTGACAAGGTTCTGCGCGTGATCCCAATCAAATTCTCCAAGTCCTCTGTTGATTTACCTGAAATATCTCAATGCAAGAAGTCAGATCTTGTTAGAGATGTTTGGTCTGGTCGATGGACTCGTCATGCCAAGAATGATAGCTGTCCAATTAGTAGAGATGGGAGATACAGATGCCAAGAACCAAATTTCCCATGCCAAAAACCATGGTGTGATGGTCCATTGGGATCCTTGGAGAGCAATGGTTGGGTATATTCAACACATTGTTCATTCAAGATGTTCTCAAGTGAAGAAGCATGGAATTGTTTAAAGGATCGTTGGATTTTCTGGTGGGGTGATTCGAATCATTGTGACACAGTGCGAAACATCCTTAATTTCATTTTagatgtgaatgatataaaggACGTCCCAAGAAGATCTGATTTGAACGTCACCAACCCGAGGAATCCATCACAAACAGTTCGATTTACTAACATCTTCAATGGGCATCATAACCAAACAGGAAATTATCAAGGCTTGAATTCATTGAGAGATGCTGGCTATAGAGAACTTTTGAAAGGCTACTTCTCTGGACATGTTGTTCCAGACACTATAATCATGAATTCAGGCTTACATGATGGAGTGTATTGGCCTAATGTTAGGCATTTCATTGAAGGCGCGGACTATGCTGCATCATTCTGGGCTGAGGTATTTAATGGGGTAAGGCAGAGAGGGTTGACACCACCCGAAGTCATATATAGGACCACAATTACCACCGGAGGATATGCTAGACAATTAGCattcaatccaagtaaaatggAGGCCTTCAATGGTGTAGTCTTGGATAAGTTTAGGGCATATGGTTTACTTGATCGCGTCATTGATGATTTTGACATGACTTATCCATGGCACTACGACAACAGATGCAATGACGGGGTGCATTATGGCCGTGCTCCTGCCAAGTTGAAGTGGAGGGATGGCCAGATTGGGCACCAATACTTTGTGGACATTATGCTTGGTCACGTGCTGATCAACACGTTATGTGCAAGATAG